In Candidatus Eisenbacteria bacterium, a single window of DNA contains:
- the nusA gene encoding transcription termination factor NusA produces the protein MSSEMLDALEIIAKEKGVDRDYLLETLQEGLLGVAEKRFRKAVHVEVDVDPITGSIRIIVHKRVTEVALDLTCEIDLEDARMIRSGVSEGDVVPVEVSLDDFGRNAVSAVKQALVQRVREKERALVHDEYYAKIGTILSGTVQQVDRGSIIFKVARTEGIVPSAENIRRDRPKIGDHLRALLVDVDRNARGPQLILSRTRPEFVLKLFEQEVPEIFERVVEIRGIAREPGSRTKVAVVSHDERVDPVGACVGVKGSRVQNIVKELGGERVDIVPYSSDAVVFVSRALSPARVLDVKWDEETKCVRAVIPDDQLALAMGRGAQNVKLAHQLTGFTIHLISQRQAEAMRDRSGQTDIDLDQLTKELGPKLVEKLIREGKETLQDVMATPVEEFMEIPGIGEKTAQKLLTLAAHLLEEKARQLQEEAEEEGAADDGADVEEAMEEVDLPGALIVDQAGVTPVSSNELEEGDLSGEVPKAGDSDDDVEDSETEGDAEENSDELDQEDEDSPKTD, from the coding sequence ATGAGTTCAGAGATGTTGGACGCCCTAGAGATCATCGCCAAAGAAAAGGGTGTGGACCGGGATTATCTCCTGGAAACCCTACAGGAAGGTCTCCTCGGGGTAGCTGAAAAACGCTTCCGGAAAGCCGTTCATGTCGAAGTCGACGTCGATCCGATCACGGGCAGTATTCGGATTATCGTTCATAAGAGGGTGACGGAAGTGGCCCTGGATCTGACCTGCGAAATCGATCTTGAAGACGCACGAATGATTCGTTCGGGTGTCTCTGAGGGAGATGTTGTTCCGGTTGAAGTCTCCCTTGATGATTTTGGGCGCAATGCCGTTTCCGCCGTGAAACAAGCCCTGGTTCAGAGAGTCCGCGAAAAGGAAAGGGCTCTGGTTCACGACGAGTATTATGCGAAGATCGGCACCATTCTTTCGGGGACGGTCCAGCAGGTCGACCGCGGCAGTATCATTTTTAAAGTCGCCCGGACCGAGGGGATTGTTCCATCCGCAGAGAATATTCGCAGGGATCGTCCAAAGATCGGTGATCATCTGCGGGCCCTGCTCGTTGATGTGGACCGAAATGCACGGGGGCCTCAACTCATCCTTTCACGGACGCGCCCCGAATTCGTCCTAAAACTCTTTGAGCAGGAGGTACCGGAGATATTCGAGCGGGTTGTGGAAATCCGCGGTATCGCCCGGGAACCCGGCTCCCGTACAAAGGTGGCGGTTGTCTCCCACGACGAACGGGTTGACCCCGTGGGAGCCTGCGTCGGCGTGAAAGGATCCCGCGTCCAAAACATTGTAAAAGAATTGGGCGGCGAAAGGGTTGATATCGTGCCCTACAGCAGCGATGCTGTGGTCTTCGTCAGCCGCGCCCTGAGTCCGGCGAGGGTGCTCGATGTTAAATGGGATGAAGAAACCAAGTGTGTTCGAGCGGTTATTCCGGATGACCAGCTGGCATTGGCCATGGGCCGGGGAGCACAGAATGTTAAACTGGCTCACCAACTCACCGGTTTCACTATTCATTTGATTAGCCAGCGCCAGGCGGAAGCGATGCGGGATCGGTCGGGGCAGACCGATATCGATCTGGACCAGCTGACGAAGGAGCTGGGACCGAAACTCGTTGAGAAGCTGATACGCGAGGGCAAGGAAACTCTTCAGGACGTCATGGCGACACCGGTGGAAGAGTTCATGGAAATTCCGGGTATCGGTGAGAAAACGGCGCAGAAACTCCTTACCCTGGCGGCGCATCTGCTGGAAGAGAAGGCGCGTCAGCTCCAAGAAGAAGCAGAGGAAGAAGGGGCTGCCGATGACGGGGCTGATGTTGAAGAAGCGATGGAAGAGGTCGACCTGCCCGGCGCTCTGATTGTGGATCAGGCCGGTGTCACGCCGGTTTCGAGCAATGAGCTTGAGGAAGGCGACTTGTCAGGCGAAGTCCCCAAAGCTGGGGATTCGGATGATGATGTGGAAGATAGTGAGACAGAGGGTGATGCCGAGGAGAATTCCGATGAACTAGATCAAGAGGATGAGGATTCACCCAAGACTGATTAG
- a CDS encoding M28 family peptidase: MSLLGGICSTQAQSPPFSGDLALLFIEEQVAFGPRVPESDAHRRTLDWMERKLDTGGGLYFRQQFVASRGEREPLELTNVIARFGPLRDGGLLIGAHWDSRPWADRDPDSTHHETPVPGANDGASGTAVLLVLADILGRYPPPIPVTLVFFDGEDLGRPGAEEDWLLGSKYFAAYWPVDRPQVALVIDMVCRSDQLYDREGMCQATSPEVYGLLESIEESLGYFLLSRQVRDPITDDHLPLLQAGIPTGLLIGLEDPDWHTLNDLPGNCSAEALQQMGSLLVEMVYGSYLH; the protein is encoded by the coding sequence TTGTCTCTTTTGGGCGGGATTTGTTCAACACAGGCCCAATCGCCCCCTTTCTCAGGTGATCTGGCACTGCTTTTTATTGAGGAACAGGTCGCCTTTGGACCCCGCGTGCCGGAATCGGACGCCCACCGGCGGACTCTGGATTGGATGGAGCGCAAACTCGACACAGGCGGAGGATTGTACTTTCGACAACAGTTTGTGGCTTCCAGGGGCGAGAGAGAGCCTCTTGAGTTGACGAATGTCATAGCGCGATTCGGTCCCTTGCGGGATGGGGGGCTTCTCATCGGGGCCCATTGGGACAGCCGGCCTTGGGCCGATAGGGATCCCGATTCGACCCATCACGAGACACCGGTGCCAGGGGCCAACGATGGAGCCTCTGGAACGGCGGTCCTCCTCGTCCTCGCCGATATCCTCGGGAGGTACCCGCCGCCCATCCCGGTCACACTCGTCTTTTTCGATGGGGAGGATCTGGGGAGACCGGGAGCCGAGGAGGATTGGCTCTTGGGATCGAAATATTTCGCGGCATACTGGCCCGTCGACCGGCCCCAGGTCGCCTTGGTGATCGATATGGTCTGTCGTTCTGATCAACTCTATGACCGGGAGGGGATGTGTCAGGCCACCTCACCGGAAGTTTACGGGCTTCTGGAATCGATCGAAGAATCCTTGGGATATTTCCTGCTGAGCCGCCAGGTCCGCGACCCTATCACCGATGATCACTTGCCCCTCCTTCAGGCCGGGATTCCCACCGGACTCCTAATCGGCTTGGAGGACCCTGATTGGCATACTCTGAACGATCTGCCCGGGAACTGTTCGGCAGAAGCCCTCCAACAAATGGGTTCCCTACTTGTAGAGATGGTCTATGGGAGCTATCTTCACTAG
- a CDS encoding ribosome maturation factor RimP yields the protein MTSQELERLARPLLEELGFELVQATASRTRFRHSFRIYADKDEGIALKDCAFLSRTISQVLDQDPILAGAYSIEVSSPGMQRPVRTLEHYLRFRGEKVHIMLKSPRDGGRRRWKGQIIDVEDQMIRISLGDDKEERFRLEEIQEAHLELDPWKRKDPEENVGVNDTGLTPKNGNKNGKER from the coding sequence GTGACAAGCCAGGAACTCGAACGGCTCGCCCGGCCTCTCCTCGAAGAGCTGGGCTTTGAATTGGTCCAAGCCACGGCCAGTCGCACCCGGTTTCGGCATTCTTTTCGCATTTATGCGGATAAGGACGAGGGGATCGCGCTAAAGGATTGCGCCTTCTTGAGCCGGACAATTTCTCAGGTGCTGGACCAGGATCCGATATTGGCAGGGGCTTATTCGATAGAGGTTTCTTCACCGGGAATGCAGCGTCCGGTGAGGACTCTCGAGCACTACCTGCGTTTTCGTGGTGAAAAAGTGCACATAATGCTGAAAAGCCCCAGGGATGGGGGGCGGCGCCGTTGGAAGGGTCAGATCATCGACGTTGAAGATCAGATGATTCGGATTTCTCTCGGAGATGACAAAGAGGAGCGTTTCCGACTCGAGGAGATCCAGGAAGCACATTTGGAGCTGGATCCGTGGAAAAGAAAAGACCCCGAGGAAAACGTCGGGGTGAACGATACAGGTTTGACCCCTAAAAACGGAAATAAGAACGGAAAGGAGCGCTAA
- the sprA gene encoding cell surface protein SprA: MTGSIHYKKWGRKAGLVGIITGICLLIFFGLSQGLPQEMIPAPDQLAPGVLSGDSTEVDTLEMSAEGEISSAQDTAEPDSLPAPITAAMDPLMGPPVALIPESADALPAPITAAMDSLMGPPAPMLPDSLPEITVTVAPKALPSPRAGTDVETIQAETFEGDSLKISPLWDFIPRWHPSDDLLFFRIYRTNRARAFILDTLGLYHEKFPVSDTTGFSIIFPEDMGIRDRERTTTQYAPDINNRTIVRYKLIRDVALGLRIQETYDQYLERLTRLTIHKIWREEVKKTLAEQADLGSKAGLVKIDLPVEVPSQLSPIFGKGKPNLSVRGSEKISIGGTSRWHPNRPVNEFQRRESKFPQLDMKQELNLRLSGNIGDKVSVDVDQNSAAVTPLENRIKIHYTGYEDEIIQRVDLGNTSLSLPGTRYVSYGGSHQGLFGINAQAKMGDVGLNMILSKQEGETASKTVTRSSEMTTILIKDLNYQGNQYFFFSDPNLNPTNIDANSVFVFVDDANGYNNTQTGAIHGFATLDGSYDPQNPTAGAVYEGDFDQLHLKDDFLLQTDLYFGHMVLILNQPLSTDDVLAVMYKTTSGFQVGGIDGDRLIAKMIRPSRSDSDYDLTDLTSGVWASTRHLEMKNIYWLGGRGILEESLEIKVRRELTSGQQIDPWKEGRFSYLQILGVDLLEQTGASSWEPSLEGDDIVDPQWIDPEGGFIIFPTLRPFDPSPADSLRMYGPGGIMASQGVNPDSIPILAPSVRNSDVYDAKAFDDDPLTHSKFYLDVTYRSPVTSLQIDAFNIIEGSEVITSGGRTLSRDRDYRIDYLTGDIEILPAANLSEDDEIKVNYSTIPFAGGADKSLFGFAAAYKPEGSPLALSSTWVFDSQGSQDRRPRLGQEPRRTAVGELAMSYQTSPWFLTSLIDALPGVDARARSSLSIDAGVGMSMPNPNTKNRLYLDDFDGTNETQDISVNRQAWRPSSIPQGVFGENETERAGKRGEIWFYSPLNVVHEGNLQPTLKETEADDSKTVLEMKIFPYGTSDEDRFTSWNGVTQAISRRDIDLSQAQFLDVWINDKHQYQEGVDPSTYRQGVLHLDFGIVSEDAVWKRRNPRSDDFIFANNPAEPPNLELDTEDKNLDGQLDQSSGEGEDTGLDGIPDGQAGDDPFDDWSFDKEDRQDDPWIYGHVNGTEKNGRLDTEDLNGNGLLNQSEAYFEFTIPLDDTTIVETDIYRDFGGGRWVDETNAWRRVRIPISAAADTIGSAAWNKIQHVRLWTEGFRDTTNWIQVGGIQMIGNRWLDDPILKADGDVVSDSFLNANNEAFFPGVLNNKENSDIYTPPFKVRVQNGVDEREQSLTLEMRNMPPGHSAQVYRTYARGQDFITYYETMEFYLNRRMEQESAEVDFYIRLAKDVISDTTNYYEYRIPVKRGWELITVPLADLSALKLVQDSTEYVERILPDGGIVSMKGKPTLTSVGRIAMGVRVQGDTMVEQGNVWVDELRLTGVRRDTGIAGRFSLSAKLSDVAEVNLNYERADADFLQVGSPKGSGFTRTLTGLNSRINMERFITWSRLVLPVSFGFQQDKRVPKYRVNSDIELRGQETDRDISESATRNFQMRISRVRTDNPLLKYTIDAMSGSYTYNWSGKSEPLSQDTTRSSQYSFSYAPQVSFRGLKVYKNTMFNPVPTSFGITSSYHKSESVRYQRINSDLAQDYERLDRQAKQKSAALSTSLGFKPIGPISYSLSSSRDLMVKEKMPILGLAWGRETSRKEQVSASTSVRFLSFLLGPKITPSVSFTGQSTLDLNRPGNAGDSLGVRINTLRNSRSTSLSVRFPIKELFARFSGGGSSKNSIQEGRDKGGGQDRNEEDDEETQVGDGGTTQTRQRKRSGPSPLARLLTVGNLNASYSKNLSTSYNRAQGIPDFIYRLGLTNDPGKSVKQLDGATSLTGDGDNLSLKTDFTFMKEVRVSTSYQRNNTDTRQIGGVSHSKKTTWPELDIEWGSLHKKIKFLADHLPKTLRASTKYRKDLSESGTGTTGRDRMETTTNWSPLLNLSTTLSNGVQLQFNSSKRNIKSEQFTPYKTVTNSNSRQFSLDLSKSMRITREVKVPLTGNVKKVQSKLDMTLGLEFREEKSQTGTNILRNLASAEVNTRGSYEFTKSIRGEGRISIGKDIDRKSETNTAWNVSVFLSASFSF; encoded by the coding sequence ATGACCGGTAGTATTCACTACAAAAAATGGGGCCGCAAGGCCGGTCTAGTTGGGATCATCACGGGTATCTGCCTGTTGATATTCTTCGGACTATCGCAGGGGCTACCTCAAGAAATGATTCCCGCACCGGATCAGCTGGCGCCCGGTGTCTTATCGGGGGACTCAACAGAGGTTGATACCCTCGAAATGTCGGCGGAGGGAGAAATCTCTTCGGCTCAGGATACCGCAGAGCCCGATTCTCTCCCGGCGCCGATCACGGCCGCCATGGACCCCCTGATGGGCCCACCGGTTGCTTTGATCCCGGAGTCCGCCGATGCACTCCCGGCGCCGATCACGGCCGCCATGGACTCCCTGATGGGCCCACCCGCTCCTATGCTTCCCGATTCCCTGCCGGAGATAACGGTGACCGTCGCGCCGAAAGCTCTTCCCAGTCCAAGGGCCGGAACAGATGTGGAGACCATCCAAGCCGAAACCTTTGAAGGAGACAGCTTGAAAATAAGTCCCCTCTGGGACTTTATTCCCCGGTGGCATCCAAGTGATGATCTGCTGTTTTTCCGAATCTATAGAACGAACCGGGCGCGCGCTTTTATTTTGGATACCCTCGGACTCTATCATGAGAAGTTTCCTGTTTCAGACACGACAGGTTTTTCTATCATTTTCCCCGAAGATATGGGGATTAGGGATCGCGAACGGACGACCACTCAATATGCGCCGGATATCAACAACCGGACCATCGTGCGATACAAACTCATCCGCGATGTCGCCCTCGGCCTCAGGATTCAGGAAACATATGATCAATATCTCGAGAGATTGACCCGCCTAACGATCCACAAGATCTGGAGAGAAGAGGTCAAAAAGACGCTGGCGGAGCAGGCTGATCTGGGAAGCAAAGCCGGATTGGTGAAAATCGACCTGCCGGTCGAGGTCCCATCGCAACTCTCTCCCATCTTTGGAAAGGGGAAACCGAATCTTTCGGTTCGGGGAAGCGAGAAGATCTCTATCGGCGGAACATCACGCTGGCATCCCAACCGCCCCGTCAACGAGTTCCAACGGAGGGAATCCAAATTTCCACAGCTGGATATGAAGCAGGAATTGAACCTGCGCCTTTCGGGAAATATTGGAGACAAGGTTTCCGTCGACGTCGATCAAAACAGCGCGGCGGTCACGCCCCTCGAAAACCGGATCAAGATCCACTACACCGGTTATGAGGATGAGATCATCCAGCGGGTTGATCTTGGAAATACAAGTCTCAGCCTTCCCGGAACCCGTTACGTCTCCTACGGCGGCAGCCACCAGGGGCTCTTTGGAATTAATGCCCAGGCCAAGATGGGGGATGTGGGGCTGAATATGATTCTCTCAAAGCAGGAAGGAGAGACGGCCTCGAAAACGGTGACCCGATCCAGTGAAATGACGACGATTTTGATCAAGGATTTAAATTATCAGGGGAATCAGTATTTCTTCTTTAGCGACCCGAATTTGAATCCAACCAATATTGATGCCAACTCAGTCTTTGTCTTCGTTGACGACGCCAATGGGTATAACAATACACAGACCGGCGCCATTCATGGATTTGCGACATTAGACGGATCATATGATCCACAGAACCCGACTGCCGGCGCGGTTTATGAAGGAGATTTTGATCAACTTCATTTGAAAGATGATTTCCTCCTTCAGACCGACCTCTACTTCGGCCACATGGTTCTCATCCTGAACCAGCCCCTCAGTACAGATGATGTTCTGGCTGTTATGTACAAGACGACCAGCGGATTCCAAGTGGGCGGCATCGACGGTGATAGGCTCATCGCGAAGATGATCCGGCCCTCGCGCAGTGATTCGGACTATGATCTTACCGATTTGACATCCGGCGTGTGGGCTTCAACGCGCCATCTGGAAATGAAGAATATTTATTGGCTCGGCGGCCGCGGCATTCTCGAGGAAAGCCTCGAGATAAAGGTCCGCCGCGAGCTGACCTCCGGTCAGCAGATTGATCCGTGGAAGGAAGGACGCTTCAGCTATCTCCAGATCCTCGGCGTCGACCTGCTGGAGCAGACAGGAGCCTCATCATGGGAGCCCAGCCTGGAGGGGGATGATATCGTCGATCCTCAATGGATCGATCCGGAGGGGGGATTCATCATCTTCCCCACGCTTCGGCCTTTTGATCCAAGTCCGGCGGATAGCCTGCGGATGTACGGTCCCGGGGGAATCATGGCGTCGCAAGGCGTCAATCCTGATTCGATCCCGATCCTGGCTCCATCTGTCAGAAATTCCGATGTCTATGATGCGAAGGCATTCGATGATGATCCCCTGACCCACAGCAAGTTCTACCTCGATGTGACCTATCGCAGCCCCGTCACAAGCCTTCAAATCGACGCCTTTAACATTATTGAAGGGTCTGAGGTGATTACCTCAGGCGGCCGGACGCTGTCCCGGGATCGGGATTACCGGATCGATTACCTGACCGGTGATATCGAGATCCTGCCCGCGGCGAATCTGTCGGAAGATGATGAAATCAAGGTCAATTATTCGACGATCCCCTTCGCCGGGGGAGCCGATAAATCTCTGTTCGGTTTCGCCGCGGCTTACAAACCGGAGGGCTCCCCTCTCGCGCTTTCCTCAACCTGGGTTTTTGACAGCCAGGGATCACAGGATCGAAGACCACGATTGGGGCAGGAGCCCCGAAGGACCGCCGTCGGCGAGCTGGCCATGAGCTACCAAACATCACCCTGGTTCCTGACCTCCCTGATCGACGCCCTCCCCGGTGTTGATGCGCGGGCGAGAAGTTCCCTCTCGATAGACGCCGGAGTGGGGATGAGCATGCCCAATCCCAATACAAAAAACCGCCTCTACCTGGATGACTTTGACGGCACCAACGAGACTCAAGATATCTCCGTCAACCGGCAGGCTTGGCGGCCCTCATCGATCCCGCAGGGTGTCTTCGGAGAGAATGAAACAGAGAGGGCGGGAAAGAGGGGCGAGATTTGGTTCTACTCGCCGTTGAATGTTGTTCATGAGGGGAATCTTCAGCCAACCCTTAAAGAAACGGAGGCCGATGACAGCAAGACGGTTCTGGAGATGAAAATATTCCCTTATGGCACGAGCGATGAAGATCGATTCACTTCTTGGAACGGGGTGACGCAGGCGATCTCCCGCCGGGACATTGATCTTTCACAAGCTCAATTTCTCGATGTCTGGATAAATGATAAGCACCAGTACCAAGAGGGTGTGGATCCCTCAACCTACCGGCAGGGTGTTCTGCATCTCGATTTCGGGATTGTAAGCGAGGACGCCGTCTGGAAGCGCCGGAATCCGAGATCCGACGATTTTATTTTCGCTAACAACCCGGCTGAGCCGCCGAATCTGGAGCTGGACACAGAAGACAAAAACCTCGATGGGCAGCTCGATCAATCTTCTGGTGAGGGGGAGGATACGGGGCTTGACGGGATACCCGATGGACAAGCCGGAGATGACCCTTTTGATGATTGGAGTTTTGATAAAGAGGATCGCCAGGACGACCCCTGGATCTATGGACATGTGAACGGTACGGAGAAAAATGGCCGTCTGGATACGGAGGATCTGAATGGCAATGGCCTTCTTAATCAGAGTGAGGCCTACTTTGAATTTACCATTCCATTGGATGATACGACGATTGTCGAGACCGATATCTATCGTGATTTCGGCGGCGGCCGGTGGGTCGATGAAACAAATGCTTGGAGGCGTGTGCGGATTCCAATCAGCGCCGCCGCAGATACGATCGGTTCGGCGGCATGGAATAAAATACAGCATGTTCGTCTTTGGACGGAAGGTTTTAGAGACACGACCAATTGGATTCAGGTCGGTGGGATCCAGATGATTGGAAACCGGTGGCTCGATGATCCGATCCTGAAGGCCGATGGAGATGTTGTCAGCGATAGCTTCCTTAATGCAAATAACGAAGCCTTTTTCCCCGGTGTTCTCAATAACAAGGAAAACAGCGATATTTATACGCCGCCCTTTAAAGTTCGAGTTCAAAACGGAGTCGATGAGCGTGAGCAATCCTTGACACTGGAAATGCGAAATATGCCCCCGGGTCACTCCGCCCAGGTGTACCGCACCTATGCCAGGGGCCAGGATTTCATAACCTATTACGAGACGATGGAGTTTTATCTCAACCGGCGGATGGAGCAGGAGAGCGCCGAGGTCGATTTTTACATTCGATTGGCCAAAGATGTCATCAGCGATACGACAAACTATTATGAATACCGCATTCCAGTTAAACGTGGGTGGGAGTTGATCACCGTTCCCTTGGCCGATCTGAGCGCACTGAAACTTGTTCAGGATTCCACGGAGTATGTCGAGCGGATCCTGCCCGACGGTGGTATCGTCAGCATGAAGGGCAAGCCGACTCTTACCAGCGTGGGCCGCATCGCCATGGGTGTTCGGGTGCAGGGTGATACGATGGTCGAGCAGGGAAATGTCTGGGTCGATGAATTGCGTCTGACAGGTGTCCGGAGGGATACGGGGATCGCCGGAAGGTTCAGCCTTTCCGCCAAGCTGTCCGATGTCGCCGAGGTGAATTTGAACTATGAACGCGCCGACGCCGACTTCCTCCAGGTGGGCTCCCCGAAGGGATCCGGCTTCACGAGGACATTGACCGGGCTCAATTCGCGAATCAATATGGAACGCTTTATCACGTGGTCCCGCCTGGTTCTGCCGGTCTCGTTCGGATTTCAACAGGACAAGAGAGTTCCAAAATACAGGGTCAACAGCGATATCGAATTGAGGGGGCAGGAAACCGACCGGGATATCTCCGAATCCGCGACTCGGAATTTCCAAATGCGGATCAGCCGCGTGCGGACCGATAATCCATTACTGAAGTATACCATTGATGCCATGTCGGGGAGTTATACATATAATTGGAGTGGGAAAAGCGAACCGTTGAGCCAGGATACGACGCGATCATCACAATACAGCTTTTCCTATGCGCCGCAGGTTTCATTCCGGGGCTTGAAAGTATATAAGAATACGATGTTCAATCCCGTACCGACGAGTTTCGGGATCACATCCAGTTACCACAAAAGCGAATCGGTCCGATACCAGAGGATCAACAGTGATTTGGCACAAGATTATGAGCGTCTTGACCGCCAGGCGAAACAGAAATCGGCCGCATTGAGCACCTCTTTGGGCTTCAAACCGATCGGTCCGATAAGTTACTCACTGAGCTCCAGCCGGGATCTTATGGTGAAGGAAAAGATGCCGATTCTCGGTTTAGCGTGGGGACGCGAAACATCGAGAAAAGAACAGGTCTCGGCGAGCACATCAGTCAGGTTCTTAAGCTTTCTACTGGGACCCAAGATTACTCCGTCGGTAAGCTTCACCGGGCAGTCGACCCTTGATCTCAACCGGCCCGGCAATGCGGGGGACAGTCTCGGTGTACGGATTAATACATTGAGAAATTCCCGATCCACATCTTTGTCGGTGCGTTTTCCGATTAAGGAGCTCTTCGCCCGGTTCTCCGGAGGCGGTTCTTCAAAAAATTCAATTCAGGAAGGCAGAGATAAGGGCGGAGGCCAGGATAGAAATGAAGAAGATGATGAAGAAACGCAGGTTGGGGATGGGGGAACAACGCAGACCCGGCAGCGCAAGCGATCGGGTCCCTCGCCGCTCGCCAGGCTGCTCACTGTCGGTAATCTCAATGCCTCTTACAGCAAAAACCTGAGTACGAGCTACAACAGGGCTCAAGGCATACCTGATTTTATCTATCGGCTGGGCTTAACCAATGATCCCGGCAAGAGCGTTAAACAGTTGGATGGAGCGACTTCCTTAACAGGGGATGGGGATAATCTATCCCTGAAGACCGATTTTACCTTCATGAAAGAAGTCCGGGTCTCGACGAGTTATCAAAGAAACAATACCGACACACGTCAGATCGGAGGCGTCAGCCATTCAAAGAAGACAACCTGGCCCGAACTTGACATTGAATGGGGTTCTCTCCACAAAAAAATCAAGTTTCTCGCCGATCACCTGCCGAAGACATTGAGGGCTTCAACGAAATACAGAAAGGACCTGAGCGAATCGGGAACCGGAACTACGGGTAGGGATCGGATGGAGACGACCACAAACTGGTCTCCCCTTCTCAATCTCAGCACGACACTGTCCAACGGTGTTCAGTTGCAATTCAATTCTTCAAAGCGCAATATCAAATCCGAGCAGTTCACTCCATACAAGACGGTTACAAATTCGAATTCCCGCCAATTTTCCCTGGATCTCAGTAAATCGATGAGGATTACCCGGGAGGTCAAAGTCCCACTTACAGGCAACGTGAAAAAGGTTCAATCAAAGCTGGACATGACCCTGGGATTGGAGTTCCGTGAAGAGAAGAGTCAAACGGGAACCAATATCCTCAGGAATCTGGCATCGGCCGAGGTCAACACGCGTGGGAGTTATGAATTTACAAAGAGCATTCGAGGAGAGGGTCGAATCTCAATCGGCAAAGATATCGACCGCAAGAGTGAGACGAATACCGCATGGAATGTCAGTGTCTTCCTTTCGGCTAGTTTTTCTTTCTAG